In the Lepisosteus oculatus isolate fLepOcu1 chromosome 6, fLepOcu1.hap2, whole genome shotgun sequence genome, one interval contains:
- the abcb8 gene encoding mitochondrial potassium channel ATP-binding subunit, with product MFYLLVNNNVSSRTAVPLRTFYFRFNKTRYLRSYNSYGTVWTQHPSRSNCKLCPCNTLVRFWHQARRAFRKAAEQKLRAPKTHQALGFVVGPAVLTISARLYSCVAYCQVDLNNNELSQPTHPHETEPEFSWTVLWKFLRPQLLALLGAVVLAFGAAILNIQIPLMLGDLVNVVARYMRDHIGNYLNEVKRPAIKLLGLYGLQGLLTCGYIVLLSRVGEHVAADMRKTLFLSLLRQDVAFFDANKTGQLVNRLTSDIQEFKSSFKLVISQGLRSTTQTAGCFVSLYLISPKLTGLTLVVMPCLVGAGALIGSFLRRLSRKAQDQVARATGVADEALGNVRTVRAFAMENREAQLYSAEVDKSCDMNEALGMGIAVFQGLSNIVLNCIVLGTIFAGGALMAGDEMTPGDLMSFLVASQTVQRSMASISVLFGQVVRGMSAGSRVFEYLTLEPTIPLNGGARIPYHSLVGRIHFRDISFSYPTRPGHQVLKNFSLVLPPCKTVAIVGESGGGKSTVAALLERFYDPSSGVVTLDGLDIRTLDPSWLRGQAIGFINQEPVLFGTSVMENIRFGKPEATDAEVISAAKQANAHSFISSFPDGYDTVVGERGVTLSGGQKQRIAIARALIKNPSILILDEATSALDAESERVVQEALDRVTSGRTVLIIAHRLSTIQGADLICVLSNGSVTEAGTHSELLKKGGLYADLTQRQRTEGKK from the exons ATGTTTTACCTTTTAGTAAACAACAATGTTAGTAGCAGGACAGCTGTTCCTCTGCGTACTTTCTATTTTCGATTCAACAAAACGAGATATTTAAGGAGCTACAATAG TTACGGCACAGTTTGGACTCAACATCCCAGTCGAAGTAACTGTAAATTATGCCCCTGCAATACCTTGGTCCGCTTCTGGCATCAGGCTCGGAGAGCCTTCAGAAAAGCAGCTGAACAAAAGCTGAGAGCTCCCAAGACTCACCAGGCTCTGGGCTTTGTGGTGGGTCCAGCAGTCCTCACCATCTCAGCGAGGCTGTACAGCTGTGTTGCCTACTGTCAAGTGGACCTCAATAATAATGAGTTGTCACAGCCAACACACCCTCACGAAACTGAACCAGAGTTCAGCTGGACAGTGCTTTGGAAGTTTCTTAGGCCCCAGCTGTTGGCACTTTTGGGTGCAGTTGTT TTGGCATTTGGTGCAGCAATCTTGAATATTCAGATCCCCCTGATGCTTGGAGATTTGGTGAATGTGGTGGCCAGGTATATGAGAGACCACATCGGGAACTATCTTAATGAAGTGAAGCGTCCTGCCATAAAACTGCTGGGACTTTATGGCCTTCAG GGGCTGCTGACCTGCGGGTACATCGTTCTACTGTCCAGGGTGGGGGAACATGTTGCTGCGGACATGAGAAAGACTCTGTTTTTGTCTCTGCTTAG acaaGATGTAGCATTCTTTGATGCCAACAAGACAGGGCAGCTGGTAAACCGTTTGACTTCTGATATCCAGGAGTTTAAGTCTTCATTTAAACTAGTCATCTCACAG GGTTTGCGCAGTACCACACAGACAGCGGGTTGCTTTGTGTCCCTCTACCTGATCTCCCCCAAACTCACAGGCCTAACCCTAGTAGTAATGCCGTGCCTGGTGGGGGCTGGGGCTCTCATTGGATCATTCCTGCGACGGCTATCCAGAAAAGCTCAGGATCAG GTTGCCAGAGCTACAGGAGTGGCAGATGAGGCCTTGGGCAATGTTCGCACAGTGAGAGCCTTTGCCATGGAAAACCGAGAAGCACA GCTGTACTCTGCAGAGGTTGACAAGTCATGTGACATGAATGAGGCTCTGGGAATGGGAATTGCAGTGTTTCAGGGGCTGTCAAACATCGTCCTGAACT GCATTGTGCTTGGCACCATTTTTGCAGGTGGGGCCTTAATGGCTGGTGATGAGATGACCCCTGGCGATCTCATGTCTTTTCTGGTTGCTTCGCAAACAGTGCAGAG GTCCATGGCTAGTATCTCTGTCCTGTTTGGACAA GTTGTACGAGGTATGAGTGCTGGATCCAGGGTGTTTGAGTACCTCACACTGGAGCCCACCATTCCACTGAATGGGGGAGCCAGAATCCCCTACCACTCTTTGGTTGGTAGGATCCACTTCAGAGACATTTCCTTCAG CTATCCAACCAGACCAGGTCATCAGGTCCTGAAGAACTTCAGCCTGGTCCTTCCCCCATGTAAGACGGTGGCCATTGTAGGAGAATCTGGAGGAG GTAAATCCACAGTGGCAGCACTGTTGGAGCGATTTTATGACCCCAGCAGTGGTGTTGTCACACTGGATGGGCTGGACATCAGAACCCTTGATCCATCCTGGCTTAGAGGACAGGCTATTGGATTTATCAACCAG gagcCTGTTCTGTTTGGAACGTCTGTCATGGAGAACATCCGCTTTGGCAAACCTGAAGCCACTGATGCTGAAGTCATTTCTGCCGCCAAGCAAGCAAACGCCCACAGCTTTATCTCCAGTTTCCCTGATGGCTACGACACAGTGGTTG GTGAGCGTGGAGTGACATTATCAGGGGGACAGAAACAGCGCATTGCGATAGCCCGAGCCCTCATTAAGAACCCCAGCATACTGATCCTGGATGAGGCCACCAGTGCACTGGACGCAGAGTCGGAGCGGGTGGTGCAGGAGGCGCTCGATCGGGTCACCTCTGGCCGCACGGTGCTCATCATTGCTCACCGCCTCAGTACCATCCAGGGAGCCGATCTCATCTGTGTGTTGAGCAACGGGAGCGTCACGGAG GCTGGTACACATTCTGAACTTCTGAAGAAAGGTGGACTGTACGCAGATCTGACTCAAAGACAGAGGACAGAGGGAAAGAAATGA